From one Sparus aurata chromosome 16, fSpaAur1.1, whole genome shotgun sequence genomic stretch:
- the metap1 gene encoding methionine aminopeptidase 1, whose product MASTEARRECETEGCCKDAKLQCPTCIKLGIQGSYFCSQECFKGSWVSHKLLHKKAKEDKNQNESKNCVEKDINTDPWPGYRYTGKLRPHYPLTPMRSVPGDIQRPDYSDHPRGISESEQFLKGTSQIKILSPEDIEGMRVVCKLAREVLDIAALMVKPGVTTEEIDHAVHLACTARNCYPSPLNYYNFPKSCCTSVNEVICHGIPDRRPLQEGDILNVDITVFYNGFHGDLNETFFVGELDEEAKKLVQTTYECLMQAIDSVKPGVRYRELGNIIQKHAQANGFSVVRSYCGHGIHRLFHTAPNVPHYAKNKAVGVMKPGHVFTIEPMICEGGWQDETWPDGWTAVTRDGKRSAQFEHTLLVTETGCEILTRRFEDNGRAHFLTQM is encoded by the exons ATGGCGAGCACCGAGGCTAGAAGGGAGTGTGAGACAGAGGGCTGCTGCAAGGACGCCAAACTTCAGTGTCCCACATGTATCAAGCTTGGTATCCAAGGCTCCTATTTCTGTTCACAG gAATGTTTCAAAGGGAGCTGGGTGTCTCACAAGTTGCTGCACAAAAAAGCAA AGGAGGACAAGAACCAGAATGAATCCAAGAACTGTGTTGAGAAGGACATCAACACAGACCCATGGCCAGGCTACCGCTACACAGGAAAACTACGCCCTCACTACCCACTA ACTCCCATGAGGTCCGTGCCTGGCGACATCCAAAGACCAGACTATTCTGATCATCCCAGAG GGATATCTGAGTCTGAGCAATTTCTGAAGGGAACGTCACAGATCAAGATCCTGTCTCCTGAGGACATTGAAGGCATGAGAGTCGTGTGCAAG CTGGCAAGAGAAGTGCTGGACATTGCAGCCTTGATGGTGAAACCAGGAGTTACAACAGAGGAAATCGACCACGCCGTGCATCTG GCTTGTACAGCAAGGAACTGCTACCCTTCACCTCTCAACTACTACAACTTCCCCAAATCCTGCTGCACATCTGTCAATGAGGTTATCTGCCATGGTATCCCCGATAGAAGACCACTACAAGAAGGAGATATCCTCAACG TGGACATTACAGTCTTCTATAACGGTTTCCATGGTGACCTCAATGAAACCTTCTTTGTTGGAGAGCTGGATGAAGAAGCAAAGAAACTGGTTCAGACCACATATGAATGCCTTATGCAAGCCATTGACTCGG tGAAGCCTGGTGTTCGCTATAGAGAATTAGGTAACATTATCCAGAAGCATGCTCAGGCCAACGGGTTCTCTGTGGTGCGGAGCTACTGTGGTCACGGCATCCACAGACTTTTCCACACTGCTCCCAATGTGCCACATTATGCCA AAAACAAAGCAGTCGGAGTTATGAAGCCTGGCCATGTATTCACCATTGAGCCTATGATATGTGAAG GTGGTTGGCAAGACGAGACATGGCCTGACGGCTGGACGGCGGTGACCAGAGATGGGAAGCGCTCAGCTCAGTTCGAACACACCCTGCTGGTGACGGAGACCGGCTGCGAGATCCTCACCCGGCGCTTTGAGGACAACGGCCGCGCTCACTTCCTGACTCAGATGTAG